In Anaerobranca californiensis DSM 14826, one genomic interval encodes:
- the rimI gene encoding ribosomal protein S18-alanine N-acetyltransferase: protein MYLVVPMEERHIPGILEIEKLSFHTPWSKEAFYQELKNHFAFYLVALDKDKVVGYIGSWIILDECHITNVAVHPQYRRLGIAKNLIKILKDTVKIKGVTGITLEVRVSNHSAQNLYKSLGFLEYGIRKGYYTDNNEDAVIMWLKI from the coding sequence ATGTACTTAGTAGTTCCAATGGAAGAAAGGCATATTCCGGGAATTTTAGAGATCGAGAAATTATCCTTTCATACTCCCTGGTCCAAAGAGGCCTTTTATCAAGAATTAAAAAATCATTTTGCCTTTTATTTAGTGGCTTTAGATAAAGATAAGGTAGTGGGTTACATAGGCAGCTGGATCATATTAGATGAATGTCATATAACAAATGTTGCAGTACACCCCCAATATAGAAGATTAGGGATAGCTAAAAATTTAATAAAAATCTTAAAAGATACTGTAAAAATCAAAGGTGTTACTGGTATAACCTTAGAAGTCAGGGTTTCAAATCATTCTGCCCAAAACCTTTATAAAAGCCTAGGGTTTCTAGAATATGGAATAAGAAAAGGTTATTATACTGACAATAACGAAGATGCGGTAATAATGTGGCTAAAAATCTAA
- the tsaD gene encoding tRNA (adenosine(37)-N6)-threonylcarbamoyltransferase complex transferase subunit TsaD, whose translation MEKCKILAIETSCDETAVAIVEDGKKILANKVLSQIDIHKVFGGVVPEVASRHHLEGLLPLIDEALREAKCQLEDITAVAVTNGPGLIGALLVGLSLAKALAYSINKPLIPVNHLAGHIYANFLENDPKFPLVALIVSGGHTDLIYMERHLEFEIMGQTRDDAAGEAFDKVARALGLGYPGGPLIDKLAAKGDPLAIEFPKAYLEKNSFDFSFSGLKSAVLNYLHNSKQRGENIKIEDVCASFQKSVVDILVDKTVECAKEKGVKEIIVAGGVSANSGLRRAFEEVCTREGFNLSIPSLSLCTDNAAMIGCAAYYLYKAGRVGDLDLNGYASMPLDGYSQ comes from the coding sequence TTGGAAAAGTGTAAAATATTAGCAATAGAAACTTCTTGTGATGAAACGGCAGTGGCTATAGTGGAAGATGGCAAAAAAATCCTTGCGAACAAAGTTTTATCACAAATAGATATTCATAAAGTCTTTGGTGGTGTTGTACCAGAAGTTGCTTCAAGACATCACTTAGAAGGCTTATTACCTCTAATAGATGAGGCATTAAGGGAGGCAAAATGCCAATTAGAGGATATAACTGCCGTAGCAGTCACTAACGGACCCGGCCTTATTGGAGCTTTACTTGTAGGACTTTCTTTAGCTAAAGCCTTAGCCTATAGTATAAACAAACCCCTAATTCCCGTTAACCATTTAGCAGGACACATTTATGCTAACTTTTTAGAGAATGACCCTAAGTTTCCATTAGTTGCCCTGATTGTTTCCGGTGGCCATACTGACCTAATTTATATGGAAAGGCATTTGGAATTTGAAATAATGGGACAAACAAGGGATGATGCTGCAGGAGAAGCCTTTGATAAGGTAGCAAGGGCATTAGGCTTAGGTTATCCCGGAGGGCCTTTAATAGATAAATTGGCGGCTAAAGGGGACCCCTTAGCCATAGAGTTTCCCAAAGCCTACCTTGAAAAGAACAGTTTTGATTTTAGTTTTAGTGGTTTAAAATCGGCGGTATTAAATTACTTGCATAATTCTAAACAAAGGGGAGAAAATATAAAAATTGAAGATGTATGTGCCTCTTTTCAAAAATCAGTGGTGGATATCCTTGTGGATAAAACGGTAGAATGTGCTAAAGAAAAAGGGGTTAAGGAAATAATAGTAGCAGGTGGGGTATCAGCTAACAGTGGTTTAAGAAGGGCTTTTGAGGAAGTTTGTACAAGAGAAGGGTTTAATTTATCTATACCCTCCCTTTCCCTCTGTACAGACAATGCAGCGATGATAGGTTGTGCTGCTTATTACCTATATAAAGCTGGAAGGGTTGGGGACTTAGACCTAAATGGATATGCCTCTATGCCCCTTGATGGTTATTCACAATAA
- the tsaB gene encoding tRNA (adenosine(37)-N6)-threonylcarbamoyltransferase complex dimerization subunit type 1 TsaB gives MLALSLETSTRTCSVALVKDREILGEVVLNTQVTHSQKLLPAIDALFKITDISLEELDLIGVAIGPGSFTGLRIGIATAQGLAYGKKIPVVGVSTLEALAYTTNVYEGLVVPILNARRNQVYTGIFQGNKGKYQRLLADSVIKLEELLEKLVTLPQPYVFTGDGVPVFKEKIEEVLKDQAIFIPTYNLLPQGKTVGVLAIEKFKRGEINTPDNLKPEYLRLSEAERNLLKGC, from the coding sequence TGTTAGCATTAAGTTTAGAGACATCGACTAGAACTTGTTCTGTAGCTTTAGTAAAGGATAGAGAAATTTTAGGGGAGGTAGTACTTAACACCCAAGTAACCCACTCCCAGAAATTACTCCCTGCAATAGATGCCTTATTTAAAATTACCGATATATCTTTAGAGGAGTTGGATTTAATCGGAGTGGCAATTGGACCTGGTTCTTTTACTGGTCTTAGAATTGGTATAGCCACCGCCCAAGGGTTAGCCTATGGCAAAAAAATTCCCGTCGTTGGGGTATCAACCCTTGAAGCTTTAGCCTATACAACTAATGTTTACGAGGGATTAGTAGTACCTATTTTAAATGCCAGGAGAAATCAAGTCTATACTGGAATTTTCCAAGGAAATAAGGGAAAATATCAGAGGTTATTAGCAGACAGTGTTATCAAACTTGAAGAACTTTTAGAAAAACTAGTAACTTTGCCTCAGCCCTATGTTTTTACTGGAGATGGTGTACCGGTTTTTAAAGAAAAAATAGAGGAAGTACTAAAGGATCAAGCTATATTTATCCCTACATACAATCTCCTTCCCCAAGGGAAGACTGTAGGGGTTTTAGCGATAGAGAAATTTAAAAGGGGAGAAATAAATACCCCTGATAATTTGAAACCAGAATATTTAAGGTTATCAGAAGCAGAACGGAACTTGCTAAAGGGGTGTTAA